The DNA region ctaattttatagttttaaccAAATTATGTACACTATTACAGAATaacatgaaattataaaaaaatatagattcacttaacaatattaaatattaaaacatgaTCTCGTTAAAATTGTGCACCAATGGAAATGTATTTCACTCCAAACAAATTCTAGTCTTATAATAACATAGAGGTTTagtttcagttttttaaatAGGCTACTCAATGTTTGATAAAACAATCGTTTtgtatcttttaaatttgaaaaaaaaaaatattttcttatatatttgtcAAAGTTAGCTATTAGTTTTCACAGTCAAAgatacttatattattttgtccaaatattataatatgcatataagtaattcttttttaattttaaaatattttaataacactcctattgaattgaattgtaaaaaatattgtgaagatataaatatatattttttttaacttactaggagtaaatagatattttacccTCTTTTGTTTCGAAAACTAATaatcaatcatttgaaaatataattgtagcataaatagtttgtaatataatattaacactCGTAATTTGTTGCATTTGATTCAATTTGTTTGGAGTATAActatcatatttgaaaattacgAAGGATATATTGAAATTCTAAACACTTTAAAACACCCctgaaattttttgaaattctaaaatcccttaaaatttataaacccaacctaaaatttttaaaattatcatctgtcctcaaatatatgattatatcattttaaaaaatacttgtattaatatttttttaagttttaattgaaataatataaattagggaaacaaaaaattatttaataaaaatttggaggTAAAGTGTTGTTTAGGTTGAGggatttttttgtcttttcaataaatttataaaaattttaactaatttttaaataaatttaatagatgggcaaaaaatggtttttttgaACTTAAATCATGGGAATGATAGTGTATGAAATGTTGTAGGCAGTAGCgatttggccttttaaaatattattattgtttatgaacttatattatcgctttttttttttatttctagttAAATAAGACATATTAAGGGGCTGGATTGGCCCGAACCTCTTTTTTTCGGCATGGCCCATGGGACCTAACATATATTGCAGTAGCTCGTGGGCTGACTCAAGCCAACATGACactttgcataattttttaataaatttattgtcagatagaaaaattcaaataatttacatagaaaatctaaaaatattcattaatattatcaaaaatcgaaagtaataataaatttattattaattttatgaaaaaaaaaatcaaaaaataatgtggagaatcaaaatttattaattatttgctattattattaatattgattatccaaaagatataataaaaaacaataaaaaaatataattaatgggTAGCCTACCAAAATTAAGGGTTTAACATAACACGACTTTATAGCATAAATTGTGCCGTGGGCCTATATGTTTTTACTGATCAATCTATCATAAAAATACGTTATTGTGTGAGCTTTAAGCAAAATATAATTCATAGGTGTAATGGGTTGCACCAAAACCAATTCAATATGGTCCATTATCATGTGTACGTTAACTATTTACCAtaagaaatatttgtttatttctagTATATATAAGTACCCAAGAATACTAAATAAGTTAAACCCCAACAAACGACTCTTtctaatttctaaaattaaacgTCATTATATCTTAATTATCAAATGTGTTAGTTAtgcattttcaatttatttatttataattttatactaaaatatagttatttaaaataaaataaaatatttaattgctGGCTCTGAATTCTCTCCGCTGTAATCGCCGAAACAAAAAGCTCTCCACTCTGCGGCCTCCAACTCAAAACCGCTTTTGTTTTTTCGATATTTGCCTCTTTATGCTCTCTTGTCTCTTTGTTGATTACAACTATAAACCTCTCACTCTTTCACAtgctcttctttcttttcatctaaTCTTGCTTCTTCTTGTCTCTTTGTCTTTCACTTCCACTTATCACAttccttcttctctttttcctttgttttttatttgttattgacACCCATCTTtattatttcagttttttctttttaattttcatttgggTAATCTCAGATCTCGATTTCAGCTCCTGGgttctcttctttttcctcaAATTCGTGTTGGTTTCTTTAATTCAGCTCAAGAGTTCTGGTTCTTTGCTAATAGCGTATTCCAGATCTTGGTTTTGTCTATTTTCTCCTCCAAATTAATTTCTCCCAATGTCACAAGGTTattcaattgaactttattttgATCCCGCTTTGGAAAATCAAGTGTTGAAAGCATGGAACGTGTTGGCTCGCCGCCAAATCAGTACTCAACTCATTGAAATCGAGTCACGTCCTCATATAACTCTGTTTTCGAGCACCAGTGTAGAGCCTACAAGACTTGAGTCCATTATAAAAATCTTTGCATCAAAGCAAGAACCCTTGCATTTGTCTCTATCAACAATTGGGAGTTTTTGCAATGACAAAAATGTCTTGTTTCTTTCACCAACGCCTTCAGTTTCGCTACTTCAGTTGCAATCTCAGTTATGTGAAGCTATCAGGAAAGAAGGGATTGATTTAGGAGATGAGTATCGAGCTGAGAATTGGATTCCTTATTGTTCTGTTGCTCAAGAAGTTCCAAAGACAAGAATGGCGGAGGCCTTTTGTGTTTTGAGAGAGTTGAAGTTACCGGTTTCTGGATATGCAATGGATATTGGGTTGGTGGAGTATTTCCCTGTTCGTGAATTGTTCTCTTTTGGACTTGGTAACACTGTAgaagcataattttttttttttaattgggcttatgtaatgtttaatttgatgtttttagttttataagtGTACTTTCATCTTTGGTTTTAGTTTATATGAATGATGAAAACTAGAGCCATGGTAGGAGAGTTTCATTTTATGGTTTCTGAAAGCAGTTGCACATTGACTTGTTTATCTTAtgttgtactttttttttttttaaccttgtTTAGAAATGATACCATTATGTCcttatttcattcaaattttttttttccgagGTGGTTGTTTTGATTGGACTCTTGAATGGACTTGGATGTTCAGTGAACAACATttatgctcttttttttttttttttcttatttggaTGGTGGGTTTCATAGAGCATGATGCCAAGTTTTCCTTTatgcaataaatttttatttgtttttttgcaAAGAGAAACCCTATGGTgctcatttatataatgtattaattttgcAATTATTTTCTCTAGGATGGAATGAAGGTTATGGGTTTGCTTCACTCATGTGTATGAATCAATCATAGAAGTGGTTTAAGCTACTTTACATGAAATTCATTCTTAGAAATTCTAATCTAACTTCTGAAGTAGTACTAATCTAAATTCCTATAAATCCTGAATATTGCATCCTgctaaatgataatttgagtCTTGGTTTGACAATCATTAATGAAAGATTATCCGCTGGTTTTCTAATTTGTCTGAGCAAAGGTTGGTGTTTTGTGATTGTAGAACATTTTATCTAAGCATTGCTTGCCCGGGTTCTTAATTGCCTTGACAACCTTTAATTTGGCTTCATTAATGATTAAGAGTTGAGTTGAAATTGACATCTAGAATAGGTAGCCTTGCAGGGAATATCTTTACTTGGTAGCTTACTAGCAGTATACAGTGTTCAAatcattattgaaatattttggaCTGTTTCCTTTTATGCTCAGATCATTCAATTGCTCTGTGCACCGCTTATACATTTGGGCTGCTCTGGAATCATCAATTTATAGTTTGTAATGTAGCATGAGGGCTAGCTGTGCTCATCTTAAGCTTAGTCTGGTAATCGGATTTCAAATGCTTTTCTTTCCTGTTGGAAATGAGGTGTAAAGCAGGAAGCTCATTTAATGACTCTCATTGCTCAGTTCTGTACAGTGTTGGCATTGCCTAAATTGTTGTTTCGCATCCAAGTATGGGCCTGGTATTGAGACATATTAGCTACTAGATGTTTATTACCTTCCCATTTGA from Mangifera indica cultivar Alphonso chromosome 8, CATAS_Mindica_2.1, whole genome shotgun sequence includes:
- the LOC123222948 gene encoding uncharacterized protein LOC123222948, with product MSQGYSIELYFDPALENQVLKAWNVLARRQISTQLIEIESRPHITLFSSTSVEPTRLESIIKIFASKQEPLHLSLSTIGSFCNDKNVLFLSPTPSVSLLQLQSQLCEAIRKEGIDLGDEYRAENWIPYCSVAQEVPKTRMAEAFCVLRELKLPVSGYAMDIGLVEYFPVRELFSFGLGNTVEA